A region from the Aphis gossypii isolate Hap1 chromosome 1, ASM2018417v2, whole genome shotgun sequence genome encodes:
- the LOC114130740 gene encoding growth factor receptor-bound protein 2, with translation MEATAKHDFKATAPDELSFKKGSLLRVINMEDDVNWFRAEFEGKEGLIPSNYIEMKNHDWYYGKITRADAEKLLDQQPEGCFLVRISESSPGDFSLSVKCGDGVQHFKVLRDAQAKFFLWVVKFDSLNELVDYHRESSVSRSQDVRLRDMPAATQNGFNQKPTLVIGMYDFTPQEDGELAFKRGDVITVTNRTDVNWWRGEIGTREGLFPAAYVSPYHAP, from the exons ATGGAAGCCACCGCCAAGCACGACTTCAAAGCCACGGCGCCCGATGAACTGAGCTTCAAAAAGGGTAGCTTGCTCAGG GTGATCAACATGGAAGACGACGTCAATTGGTTTCGGGCCGAGTTCGAGGGCAAAGAGGGCCTGATACCTAGCAATTATATAGAAATGAAAAATCACGA CTGGTACTATGGCAAAATCACTCGAGCGGATGCTGAGAAATTATTAGACCAACAGCCTGAAGGTTGTTTTTTAGTACGAATAAGTGAGAGTTCACCTGGAGATTTTTCATTATCCGTCAA ATGTGGTGATGGTGTCCAACATTTCAAAGTTTTACGAGACGCACAGGCAAAATTCTTCTTGTGGGTTGTGAAATTTGATAGTTTAAATGAACTAGTTGATTATCATCGAGAATCATCTGTTTCTCGTTCACAAGATGTTAGACTTAGGGACATGCCAGCAGCAACTCAAAATGGATTTAACCAAAAACcg ACTTTGGTGATTGGAATGTATGACTTTACACCTCAAGAAGATGGAGAATTAGCATTTAAACGAGGAGACGTTATTACTGTGACGAATCGCACTGATGTAAATTGGTGGCGAGGTGAGATTGGTACCAGAGAAGGACTGTTCCCTGCTGCGTACGTTTCTCCTTATCATGCCCCttaa
- the LOC114130533 gene encoding E3 ubiquitin-protein ligase SMURF2 gives MSGSSGSRRTGGTTKIRLTVLCAQNLLKKDLFRLPPDAFAKISVDGSGQCYTTDTCKPTCDPQWNQHYDLYLSKGDHVTITLWNHKKIHKNIQKPTSGFLGCVRLSWNQIQRYKDTGYQKLDLVKLNPDDPVPIRGQLVLSLLSQDGTAGVSSQQPSPLPEGWEERKTENGRLYYVNHKTKTTQWVKPTKSHSKITTGSGSPRPPAPTPIEDPIARNESDVINNNDGNSVVLTAQTNRNPNNRASLSSARNASSHSSSIQQPQDLPTGYEIRTTPQGQIYFYHTPTGLSTWHDPRIPRNISVTSGQQLGPLPAGWEVRQTSSGRYYYVDHNNRTTTFSDPRLSTAVIANLLQKQNDQSSSTNEQNSMNNKENTSINTRVPNTSETSSSQQRIPPRPGPVFDGPQSIETDSECLPKYKRDLVAKQKILRTELAALQPQTGHMRLEVSRSEIFEESYRAVMKMRPKDLRKRLMVKFRSEEGLDYGGVAREWLYLLSHEMLNPQYGLFQYSREDNYTLQINPDSSINPEHLSYFHFVGRIIGIAIFHGHYIDGGFTTPFYKMLLNKPITLEDIEGVDPELHRSLTYILENKLEKDIIDTTFAVEQSSFGVLKLHELKTGGQNIQLTEDNKKEYVKLYVTYRFMRGIEQQFLALQKGLTEVVPGTLLKPFDEREIELIISGIGTIDIEDWKRNTRLKHCSPDMPVVKWFWEIIEQNYSQEMRLRLLQFVTGSSRVPLQGFKALQGSTGAAGPRLFTIHLTDVPTDNLPKAHTCFNRLDLPKYESKQKLLDKLSQAVEETCGFTVE, from the exons ATGTCAGGATCTTCAGGTAGCAGGCGAACTGGAGGAACTACTAAGATTCGTCTAACTG tGCTCTGTGCTcaaaatttgttgaaaaaagatttatttc GTTTACCACCTGATGCATTTGCAAAAATTAGTGTGGACGGGTCTGGACAATGTTATACAACAGATACCTGTAAACCAACCTGTGACCCTCAATGGAACCAACATtatgattt ataTCTAAGTAAAGGTGATCATGTAACAATAACTTTGtggaatcataaaaaaattcataaaaatattcaaaaacctACTAGTGGTTTCCTTGGGTGTGTAAGATTATCATGGAATCAAATTCAGCGATACAAGGACACTGGTT atcaaaaattagatttagttaaattaaatccaGATGATCCTGTACCAATTAGAGGTCAATTAgtgttatctttattatctcaAGATGGTACTGCAGGTGTATCATCTCAACAACCATCTCCATTACCAGAAGGATGGGAAGAAAGAAAAACAGAAAATGgacgattatattatgtaaaccataaaactaaaactactCAATGGGTTAAACCAACAAa atctcATTCAAAAATTACTACTGGTAGTGGTAGTCCTCGTCCTCCAGCACCAACACCTATAGAAGATCCAATTGCACGGAATGAATCTgatgtgataaataataatgatggcAATAGTGTTGTTTTGACTGCACAAAC gaATAGGAATCCTAACAATCGAGCATCACTCAGTTCTGCTAGAAATGCATCATCTCATAGTTCCTCAATTCAACAACCACAAGACCTGCCAACAGGTTATG aaaTAAGAACAACGCCTCAaggacaaatttatttttatcatacccCAACTGGTTTAAGTACATGGCATGATCCAAGAATTCCTAGGAATATTAGTGTAACTTCAGGACAACAACTTGGTCCTTTGCCTGCTGGTTGGGAAGTACGTCAAACATCCAGTggtcgttattattatgtagatcaTAATAACCGAACTACAACTTTTTCGGATCCAAGACTTTCAACAGCAGTTATAGCTAATTTATTACA gaAACAAAATGATCAAAGCTCATCGACAAATGAACAAAACTCAATgaacaataaagaaaatactAGTATTAATACCAGAGTGCCTAATACTAGTGAAACATCATCAAGTCAACAAAGAATTCCACCTCGCCCGGGCCCTGTTTTTGATGGTCCCCAAAGTATTGAAACTGATTCCGAGTGTTTGCCTAAATACAAACGTGACTTAGTAGCTAAACAGAAGATTTTACGTACGGAACTAGCTGCATTACAGCCTCAGACAGGACATATGAGATTAGAAGTTTCAAGatctgaaatatttgaa gagTCATATCGAGCAGTGATGAAGATGCGACCAAAAGACCTACGTAAACGGTTGATGGTTAAATTCCGTAGTGAAGAAGGTCTTGATTATGGTGGTGTAGCAAGAGAGTggttgtatttattatcacaCGAGATGCTTAATCCTCAATATGGATTATTTCAATACTCTAGAGAAGACAATTATACTTTACAAATAAATCCGGATAGTTCTATTAATCCA gaaCATCTATCTTATTTCCATTTTGTTGGTCGTATAATTGGCATTGCTATTTTTCATGGACACTATATTGATGGAGGATTTACAAcacctttttataaaatgttactaaATAAACCAATAACTCTGGAAGATATAGAAGGAGTAGATCCTGAATTGCATCGTAGTCtcacatatatatt ggaaaataaacttgaaaaaGATATAATTGATACTACTTTTGCGGTCGAACAAAGTAGTTTTggtgtattaaaattacatgaaCTGAAAACTGGTGGACAAAATATCCAGCTCAcagaagataataaaaaagaatatgtTAA attgtACGTGACATACAGATTTATGAGAGGCATTGAACAACAATTTTTGGCATTGCAAAAAGGCTTGACTGAAGTAGTTCCTGGAACATTGTTAAAGCCTTTCGATGAGCGTgagattgaattaattattagtggTATTGGCACCATAGATATCGAAGATTGGAAGCGTAATACTAGGCTTaaa cATTGTTCACCTGATATGCCTGTGGTGAAATGGTTTTGGGaaattattgaacaaaacTATAGCCAAGAAATGCGTCTCAGGCTATTACAATTTGTCACTGGAAGTTCTAGAGTTCCTCTTCAAGGTTTTAAGGCACTTCAAG gatCGACTGGAGCAGCTGGACCTCGTTTATTTACCATACACTTGACTGATGTACCTACTGATAATCTTCCTAAAGCACATACATGCTTTAATCGTCTTGATTTGCCAAAATATgaaagtaaacaaaaattactagATAAACTCAGCCAAGCAGTTGAAGAAACTTGTGGTTTTACTGTTGAATAA
- the LOC114130696 gene encoding general transcription factor IIH subunit 4 has product MSKEPSSSKEKRKNLRKDEGSKILKVLTLYEYLIKLPEAVQDRLYSHPPTCLTVFRVLPDIAQQFTLRILFIEQPVPQSVLSSWVPANYSRELDESIEVATNLHIWKLTGVSGGLKGWILNSTFKKKLKVALMGGGRSMVANSDVIADPKARDIDFLDSYAYERWECILHYMVGSKHEGISSDAVRVLLNAGLMVRDTDDSPVITSTGFQFLLLDMATQVWYFMLRYMETVESRGLDLAQCLTFLFQIHLGTLGWDYITDEMSENLQAFLQHLREFGLVYQRRRKAGRFYPTRLVIEMGQGNSRTSERMKSKERYIVVETNFRIYAMTDSDLKVALVALFTHMLYRFPNMAAGILTRDSVRTALRSGITAAQIVRFLTVHTHPQMQECGMPQTVIDQIYLWENERNRLTYTDGVLYSNINTPNDYETIKNYAAEIGALVWCDERRRNIVVSTDGHDDVRKFWKKQPKSDPF; this is encoded by the exons atgtcCAAAGAACCCAGCTCTAGTAAGGAAAAACGGAAAAATTTACGTAAAGACGAGGgttctaaaatactaaaagttCTTACATTATACGAATACCTCATCAAACTTCCAGAAGCTGTTCAAGATCGTCTATACAGTCATCCTCCGACTTGCCTTACAGTATTTAGAGTGTTACCTGACATTGCCCAACAGTTTACTTTGCGTATTTTATTCATCGAACAACCAGTGCCACAATCAGTTCTTTCATCCTGGGTGCCGGCCAATTATTCCCGCGAACTTGACGAATCTATAGAAGTAGCCACCAATTTACACATATGGAAATTAACTGGTGTGTCTGGTGGCCTCAAGGGATGGATTCTAAATTCTACATTCAAGAAGAAACTCAAAGTAGCACTAATGGGCGGTGGCCGTTCTATGGTAGCTAACAGTGACGTGATAGCTGATCCAAAAGCAAGAGATATAGACTTTTTAGATTCATATGCATATGAACGATGGgaatgtatattacattacatgGTTGGTTCTAAACATGAAGGTATTTCATCAGATGCAGTCAGGGTGTTACTAAATGCAGGTCTTATG gtcaGAGATACGGATGATAGTCCAGTAATTACATCAACAGGATTTCAGTTTCTATTGCTGGACATGGCTACTCAAGTTTGGTACTTTATGCTCCGCTATATGGAAACAGTAGAATCAAGGGGTCTTGATCTTGCTCAATGTCTGACATTCCTCTTTCAAATACATCTTGGTACTTTAGGATGGGATTATATAACTGACGAAATGTCTGAAAACCTTCAAGCATTTCTACAACATCTTCGAGAATTTGGATTAGTTTACCAAAGGAGGCGTAAAGCTGGACGTTTTTACCCTACTCGATTAGTAATTGAAATGGGACAAGGAAATAGTCGCACTTCGGAACGTATGAAATCTAAAGAACGTTATATAGTTGTAGAAACCAATTTTCGAATTTATGCTATGACTGATTCTGATCTAAAAGTTGCTTTAGTTGCATTATTTACTCATATGCTTTacag ATTTCCAAACATGGCTGCTGGTATACTAACAAGAGATTCAGTTCGAACGGCATTGCGTAGTGGCATTACTGCTGCACAAATAGTAAGATTTCTTACTGTACATACACATCCACAAATGCAAGAATGTGGAATGCCGCAAACTGTTATTGATCAAATTTATCTGTGGGAAAATGAAAGAAATCGACTAACATACACAGATGGTGTGTTatatagcaatataaataCCCCTAATGattatgaaacaataaaaaattatgctgCTGAAATTGGGGCATTGGTATGGTGTGATGAAAGAAGAAGGAACATTGTTGTAAGTACTGATGGACACGATGATGTAAGGAAGTTTTGGAAAAAACAACCAAAATCTGATCCGTTTTAA
- the LOC114130712 gene encoding uncharacterized protein LOC114130712 isoform X1, whose product MDKRSKNLPKFGAAKISFTPNLGYKRIVAKDSDQLSKVEVKVEHDANSNAQSSSTQKQKKTKERSTTQVQSVFSNMSSTSQGRPGSSRMGSSGFRSYSNHGSFNSSGSFVKKEACQSIQQMQMFENNQFDMDDPMDEVHGPVRLPFLKKVFVLDRVPQIKSENNLEYPYQKNIYPSLNELISPELLITLQFYDSAFSIQSKTANNDLNEIYNNGVTPVELKPQLPIKMEYNGHLKAENDSEGVFKSKPIGKVQYYRSGRVVLIFNQKRYELLKANEDKHHKELFSLTKIEEAERPDKLVSLGTVPLRLKAVLNINNIIEHFLTSH is encoded by the exons ATGGACAAACGTTCAAAGAATTTGCCCAAATTTGGGGCAGCAAAAATTTCGTTCACTCCAAATTTAGGATATAaaag aatTGTAGCCAAGGATTCAGATCAACTATCTAAGGTAGAAGTCAAAGTAGAACATGATGCTAATTCAAATGCTCAATCATCAtcaacacaaaaacaaaaaaaaactaaggaAAGATCAACAACACAG gtacaAAGTGTGTTTTCCAACATGAGTTCAACAAGTCAAGGTAGGCCAGGTTCATCACGAATGGGATCATCTGGTTTTCGATCCTATTCAAATCATGGTAGTTTCAATAGTTCAGGATCTTTT gtGAAAAAAGAAGCTTGTCAAAGCATACAACAAATgcaaatgtttgaaaataatcaatttgatATGGACGACCCAATGGATGAGGTTCATGGACCAGTTAGATTACCTTTCTTAAAAAAAG TGTTTGTTTTAGATAGGGTACCACAAATTAAGTCTGAAAATAATCTAGAATACCCATACCAGAAGAATATTTATCCttcattaaatgaattaatttctcctgaattattaattactttgcAG ttttatgATAGTGCATTTAGTATTCAATCCAAGACTGCAAATAATGAtctaaatgaaatttataacaatggtGTAACACCTGTTGAATTAAAACCacaattacctataaaaatggAATATAATGGCCATTTAAAAGCTGAA aatGATTCAGAAGGTGTTTTTAAATCCAAACCAATAGgtaaagtacaatattatagatcCGGAcgtgttgttttaattttcaatcaaaaaagATATGAACTGTTAAAAGCCAACGAGGACAAACATCACAAG GAATTATTTAGTCTTACTAAAATTGAAGAAGCAGAAAGACCAGATAAACTAGTGAGCTTAGGAACAGTACCTCTACGATTAAAggctgttttaaatattaataatataattgagcattttttaacaagtcattag
- the LOC114130712 gene encoding uncharacterized protein LOC114130712 isoform X2: MDKRSKNLPKFGAAKISFTPNLGYKRIVAKDSDQLSKVEVKVEHDANSNAQSSSTQKQKKTKERSTTQVQSVFSNMSSTSQGRPGSSRMGSSGFRSYSNHGSFNSSGSFVKKEACQSIQQMQMFENNQFDMDDPMDEVHGPVRLPFLKKDRVPQIKSENNLEYPYQKNIYPSLNELISPELLITLQFYDSAFSIQSKTANNDLNEIYNNGVTPVELKPQLPIKMEYNGHLKAENDSEGVFKSKPIGKVQYYRSGRVVLIFNQKRYELLKANEDKHHKELFSLTKIEEAERPDKLVSLGTVPLRLKAVLNINNIIEHFLTSH, from the exons ATGGACAAACGTTCAAAGAATTTGCCCAAATTTGGGGCAGCAAAAATTTCGTTCACTCCAAATTTAGGATATAaaag aatTGTAGCCAAGGATTCAGATCAACTATCTAAGGTAGAAGTCAAAGTAGAACATGATGCTAATTCAAATGCTCAATCATCAtcaacacaaaaacaaaaaaaaactaaggaAAGATCAACAACACAG gtacaAAGTGTGTTTTCCAACATGAGTTCAACAAGTCAAGGTAGGCCAGGTTCATCACGAATGGGATCATCTGGTTTTCGATCCTATTCAAATCATGGTAGTTTCAATAGTTCAGGATCTTTT gtGAAAAAAGAAGCTTGTCAAAGCATACAACAAATgcaaatgtttgaaaataatcaatttgatATGGACGACCCAATGGATGAGGTTCATGGACCAGTTAGATTACCTTTCTTAAAAAAAG ATAGGGTACCACAAATTAAGTCTGAAAATAATCTAGAATACCCATACCAGAAGAATATTTATCCttcattaaatgaattaatttctcctgaattattaattactttgcAG ttttatgATAGTGCATTTAGTATTCAATCCAAGACTGCAAATAATGAtctaaatgaaatttataacaatggtGTAACACCTGTTGAATTAAAACCacaattacctataaaaatggAATATAATGGCCATTTAAAAGCTGAA aatGATTCAGAAGGTGTTTTTAAATCCAAACCAATAGgtaaagtacaatattatagatcCGGAcgtgttgttttaattttcaatcaaaaaagATATGAACTGTTAAAAGCCAACGAGGACAAACATCACAAG GAATTATTTAGTCTTACTAAAATTGAAGAAGCAGAAAGACCAGATAAACTAGTGAGCTTAGGAACAGTACCTCTACGATTAAAggctgttttaaatattaataatataattgagcattttttaacaagtcattag
- the LOC114130725 gene encoding transcription initiation factor IIE subunit beta, with product MDPALLRERELFKLKASAIPVVEKRLREDTSNKDEIKRKSKPLPSMPRPPSPPNASSSLNSYKSYGQSSQYKFGVLTKIVKYIRARHQDGDDHPLTLDELLDETNQLDVGTKVKTWLETEALPGNPKIERTSDGKYMFKPPYKLKDRKALLKLLKQQDLKGLGGIMMDDIQESLPNCEKALKHLQNEILYVCRPGDKKKVMFYNDKSATIEINEEFKKMWRSIAVENMDDEKIEEHLEKQGISSMQDNGIKKVNHVKRKKPVTKKRLSKRPRDNEHLASVLEDYDTL from the exons atGGACCCGGCTTTGCTCAGAGAAAGAGAATTATTCAAACTAAAAGCTTCAGCTATTCCTGT GGTTGAAAAAAGGTTAAGAGAAGACACCAGCAACAAAGATGAAATTAAAAGGAAATCCAAACCATTACCATCTATGCCCAGACCACCTTCACCACCAAATGCTTCAAGTTCATTAAA TAGTTACAAATCATATGGACAAAGTTCTCAGTATAAATTTGGTGTGCTTACCAAAATAGTAAAGTATATTAGAGCTCGACATCAGGATGGAGATGATCATCCATTAACATTAGATGAATTATTGGATGAAACTAATCAATTAGATGTGGGAACTAAAGTAAAAACG tgGTTAGAAACTGAGGCACTACCAGGTAATCCTAAAATCGAACGGACGTCTGATGGAAAATATATGTTCAAGCCTCCATATAAACTTAAAGACAGGAAAGCTttgttaaagttattaaaacaacaagATTTAAAAGGTTTAGGGGGAATTATGATGGATGATATTCAAGAATCGCTACCTAATTGTGAAAAAGCTCTTAag catttgcaaaatgaaatattatacgtttgccGGCctggagataaaaaaaaagttatgttcTACAATGACAAATCTGCAACTATTGAAATTaatgaagaatttaaaaaaatgtggagGAGTATTGCAGTAGAAAATATGGATGATGAAAAGATAGAGGAACATTTGGAGAAACAG ggtaTAAGTTCCATGCAAGATAatggtattaaaaaagtaaatcatGTAAAACGGAAAAAACCAGTGACTAAGAAAAGATTATCTAAAAGGCCTAGGGATAATGAACATTTGGCAAGTGTATTGGAAGATTATGatacattgtaa